The following are encoded in a window of Rhizobium sp. WYJ-E13 genomic DNA:
- a CDS encoding FAD-binding oxidoreductase, with protein MASAKTRVIIVGAGIVGASLALHFAGRGAGVHMVEEGPKAGSGVTARAFGWVNIINVMPEAANYSLVQEALAEYARLQADLPEAFAAARPGSLFWLQSAAETEAFAAAHRAAGTDVELVDAATIAACEPNLRQPPPRAIFSARDLALDPAGLAGDLIDASGATATFGRRVESLILSGDRVSGVRFVDGGMVEADLVVLTAGTAVDRLAESAGFHTGVEASPSIILRYSCTQPVVNRILRGPGLEIRQSADNMLHVAKGYIDDTAENAPERVGERILKVMHERLTLPEGVTLVEAAAGYRPFFSDGMPRLGFLPGIEGAYVAVGHPGVILAPLLGRFAAEHVLEGQRSPLIPAAGLI; from the coding sequence GTTCATATGGTGGAAGAGGGTCCGAAAGCGGGCAGTGGCGTGACGGCGCGCGCTTTCGGCTGGGTGAACATCATCAACGTCATGCCGGAAGCTGCAAATTACAGCCTCGTGCAGGAAGCGCTCGCCGAATATGCCCGTTTGCAAGCCGACCTGCCGGAGGCTTTTGCCGCTGCGCGTCCCGGTTCGCTCTTCTGGCTCCAAAGCGCCGCCGAGACGGAGGCCTTCGCTGCCGCCCATCGCGCCGCAGGCACGGATGTCGAACTGGTCGATGCCGCGACGATTGCCGCATGCGAGCCCAATCTGCGCCAGCCTCCGCCCCGCGCCATCTTCTCGGCTCGTGATCTCGCACTCGATCCTGCAGGACTGGCGGGCGACTTGATCGACGCTTCCGGTGCGACTGCCACGTTCGGTCGCAGGGTCGAAAGCCTCATCCTTTCGGGTGACAGAGTGTCCGGTGTCCGCTTCGTCGATGGCGGCATGGTCGAAGCCGATCTCGTGGTCCTGACGGCCGGAACCGCCGTTGACAGGCTGGCAGAAAGCGCCGGCTTCCATACCGGCGTCGAAGCCTCGCCTTCGATCATCCTGCGTTACAGCTGCACCCAGCCCGTCGTGAACCGCATCCTGCGCGGCCCTGGCCTGGAGATCCGCCAGTCGGCGGACAACATGCTGCATGTCGCCAAGGGCTATATCGACGATACCGCGGAGAATGCGCCGGAGAGGGTGGGCGAACGCATCCTGAAAGTGATGCACGAGCGCCTGACGCTGCCGGAAGGCGTGACGCTCGTCGAAGCCGCCGCCGGTTATCGGCCCTTCTTTTCCGACGGAATGCCGCGGCTCGGCTTCCTGCCGGGGATCGAAGGCGCCTACGTTGCTGTCGGCCATCCCGGCGTCATCCTCGCGCCATTGCTGGGGCGTTTCGCTGCCGAGCACGTGCTGGAGGGGCAGCGGTCACCGCTCATCCCCGCTGCTGGCCTGATATGA
- the msrB gene encoding peptide-methionine (R)-S-oxide reductase MsrB translates to MAETTTSPKVHKTDAEWKELLTPEQYRITRQHGTERAFTGPYWDSFETGLYRCVSCNAPLFRSDTKFDAGCGWPSYFEPVSPDAVTEHRDSTYGMVRTEIRCGTCEAHLGHVFPDGPPPTGLRYCINGHAMIFEPGK, encoded by the coding sequence ATGGCCGAAACGACCACTAGCCCAAAAGTTCACAAAACCGATGCCGAATGGAAGGAACTGCTGACCCCCGAGCAGTACCGCATCACCCGTCAGCACGGCACCGAACGCGCCTTTACCGGTCCCTATTGGGATTCCTTCGAGACCGGTCTCTACCGCTGCGTCAGCTGCAATGCGCCGCTCTTCCGTTCCGATACCAAGTTCGATGCCGGGTGCGGCTGGCCGAGCTATTTCGAACCGGTTTCGCCTGACGCCGTGACCGAACACCGCGACAGCACCTATGGCATGGTGCGCACGGAAATCCGCTGCGGCACCTGCGAAGCCCATCTCGGCCACGTCTTCCCGGACGGGCCGCCGCCGACCGGTCTGCGCTACTGCATCAACGGGCATGCGATGATTTTCGAGCCCGGCAAGTAA
- a CDS encoding putative monovalent cation/H+ antiporter subunit A — MADVTALTFLALCLPLIGALAAPFVIRVLGAGGAWMLALAPLLAFLHFLRLVPQIAYGEIITGGYDWVPGLGVRFSWFLDGLSLTFALLITGIGTLIVLYAGGYLRGHANQGRFFSFIFLFMGAMLGVVVSDSFLMFFIFWELTSITSFLLIGFDHEREAARRAALQALVVTGGGGLILLAGLLLLWGMTGVAQLSELMQFGDVVRGSPLYFATLLLVLGGAFTKSAQFPFHFWLPNAMEAPTPVSAYLHSATMVKAGVYLLMRLNPVMGATPAWEILLPVFGGLTLVTGSVLAIRQTDLKLKLAYTTVSSLGLLVLLTGFGSDYSIKAAVLYLVAHSLFKGALFMVAGIIDHETGTRNITRLRGLRKAMPLTFAIAMAAALSMAGLPPFFGFLAKEEIYTALAAGDPYSILFTAIAVFGNALMFAIAFAVALRPFTGRPVETPKYPHEAPVLLWLGPAVLALAGLLAALFSGFTHGAISSPMASAVAGEATTIISITLAPHVGVPLALSVLTVVLGIAVYWQLDRARTLVAFLLHSVRGPDRGFDHVIAGLVRFAHRFIGIVQPGRLDIYVASTFVCVAAILLVPVILHGELPLAFAWPAGLRPHEAGIMLIAVLGLLAVLIARDRLTAIVSLGIQGFAVALIFLLFGAPDLAFTQFMVETLAVVILALVMTRLRLSPTDPRQGARRLFDIALSLACGLGLALLLMRATEAPFNTALSDFFNAHSKLIAHGANVVNVIIVDFRGTDTLGEIAVVAVTGLAILALIRIRGNAERRLATNDPDAEEA; from the coding sequence ATGGCCGATGTTACGGCTCTGACATTTCTGGCCCTGTGTCTGCCGCTGATCGGTGCTCTCGCTGCCCCGTTCGTCATCCGCGTTTTAGGCGCAGGCGGCGCCTGGATGCTCGCCCTCGCTCCTTTGCTCGCCTTCCTGCATTTCCTGCGTCTGGTGCCGCAGATCGCTTACGGCGAAATCATAACCGGCGGTTATGACTGGGTGCCGGGCTTGGGCGTGCGGTTTTCCTGGTTCCTGGACGGTTTGTCGCTCACCTTCGCCCTGCTCATTACCGGCATCGGCACGCTCATCGTGCTCTATGCTGGCGGATACTTGAGAGGGCATGCGAATCAGGGCCGGTTCTTTTCCTTCATCTTCCTTTTCATGGGCGCGATGCTCGGCGTCGTGGTCTCCGACAGCTTCCTGATGTTCTTCATCTTCTGGGAGCTCACCTCCATCACCTCCTTCCTGCTCATCGGCTTCGATCACGAGCGCGAGGCCGCACGGCGTGCAGCTTTGCAGGCGCTCGTCGTCACCGGGGGCGGAGGATTGATACTGCTCGCCGGCCTGCTCCTGCTCTGGGGAATGACTGGTGTCGCGCAGCTGTCCGAGCTCATGCAGTTTGGCGATGTCGTCAGGGGCAGCCCTCTCTATTTCGCGACATTGCTGTTGGTGCTTGGCGGCGCCTTCACCAAATCGGCGCAGTTTCCTTTTCATTTCTGGCTGCCGAATGCCATGGAGGCGCCCACGCCGGTTTCCGCCTACCTGCATTCCGCCACCATGGTGAAGGCCGGCGTCTATCTGCTGATGCGGCTGAACCCGGTCATGGGTGCGACGCCGGCATGGGAGATCCTGCTGCCCGTCTTCGGCGGCCTGACGCTCGTCACCGGCTCGGTGCTTGCAATCCGCCAGACGGATCTGAAGCTGAAGCTCGCCTATACGACCGTCTCTTCCCTCGGCCTGCTGGTGCTGCTCACCGGTTTCGGGTCTGACTATTCCATCAAGGCAGCGGTGCTCTATCTGGTGGCGCATTCGCTCTTCAAGGGCGCGCTCTTCATGGTCGCCGGCATCATCGACCATGAGACCGGCACGCGCAACATCACGCGGCTTCGGGGCCTGCGAAAGGCCATGCCGCTGACCTTTGCGATCGCCATGGCCGCCGCCCTTTCCATGGCCGGCTTGCCGCCCTTTTTCGGCTTCCTCGCCAAGGAGGAAATCTATACGGCACTGGCTGCCGGCGATCCCTATTCCATCCTGTTCACGGCCATCGCGGTTTTCGGCAATGCACTGATGTTTGCGATCGCCTTTGCCGTGGCGCTGAGGCCCTTTACCGGCCGGCCGGTTGAAACGCCGAAATATCCGCACGAGGCGCCGGTCCTGCTCTGGCTCGGCCCGGCAGTCCTCGCGCTCGCAGGACTGCTTGCTGCACTCTTTTCCGGCTTCACGCATGGCGCGATATCCTCGCCCATGGCTTCTGCCGTTGCGGGCGAGGCAACCACCATCATTTCTATCACGCTCGCGCCGCATGTCGGCGTGCCGCTGGCCCTGTCCGTGCTGACGGTGGTGCTCGGCATCGCCGTCTACTGGCAGCTCGACCGCGCTCGTACACTTGTGGCGTTTCTTCTGCATTCCGTCCGGGGTCCGGATCGCGGCTTCGACCATGTCATCGCCGGGTTGGTCCGTTTTGCCCATCGCTTCATCGGCATCGTTCAGCCGGGGCGACTGGATATCTATGTCGCCTCCACCTTCGTTTGCGTCGCGGCGATCCTCCTCGTGCCGGTTATCCTCCATGGCGAATTGCCGCTGGCCTTTGCCTGGCCCGCCGGCCTGCGCCCGCATGAGGCAGGCATCATGCTCATCGCGGTGCTCGGCCTTCTTGCCGTCCTGATCGCCCGAGACCGGCTGACGGCGATCGTCTCGCTCGGCATTCAGGGCTTTGCGGTTGCGCTGATCTTTCTGCTTTTCGGCGCGCCGGACCTCGCCTTCACCCAGTTCATGGTCGAAACGCTCGCGGTCGTCATCCTCGCCCTCGTCATGACCCGGCTGCGCCTGTCGCCGACCGATCCGCGCCAGGGCGCCCGCCGTCTCTTCGATATCGCCCTTTCGCTCGCCTGCGGCCTCGGCCTGGCGCTGTTGTTGATGCGCGCCACGGAAGCACCGTTCAACACGGCACTCAGCGATTTCTTCAACGCCCATTCGAAGCTGATCGCCCACGGCGCCAATGTCGTGAACGTCATCATCGTCGATTTCCGCGGCACGGATACGCTCGGCGAAATCGCCGTCGTCGCGGTGACGGGATTGGCGATCCTTGCGCTCATCCGCATCCGCGGCAATGCAGAGCGCAGGCTGGCGACGAACGATCCGGATGCGGAGGAGGCATGA
- a CDS encoding Na+/H+ antiporter subunit B yields the protein MNTLIFRTVAPFITALMLLFSVFILLRGHNEPGGGFIGGLIAASALAIYGIAFGVQAVRRAIRFHPLAIAGFGLLLSCCAGMLSIFFAVPFMTGLWVYPTIFGVEVPLSSVMLFDLGVYFVVLGAVASIALALEEREVE from the coding sequence ATGAATACCCTCATCTTCCGCACGGTCGCACCCTTCATCACTGCGCTGATGCTGCTCTTTTCCGTCTTCATCCTGCTGCGTGGCCATAACGAGCCGGGCGGCGGTTTCATCGGCGGGCTGATTGCTGCTTCTGCGCTCGCGATTTACGGCATTGCATTCGGTGTGCAGGCGGTACGCCGGGCGATCCGCTTTCATCCGCTGGCGATTGCCGGCTTCGGCCTGCTGCTCTCCTGCTGCGCCGGCATGCTCTCCATTTTCTTTGCCGTGCCCTTCATGACCGGCCTCTGGGTCTACCCCACCATCTTCGGCGTGGAAGTGCCGCTCTCCAGCGTCATGCTCTTTGATCTCGGCGTCTATTTCGTCGTGCTCGGGGCCGTCGCCTCGATTGCACTGGCGCTGGAGGAAAGGGAGGTGGAGTGA
- a CDS encoding Na+/H+ antiporter subunit C: MEALFAILVGLFFSAAVYLMLSRFSIRIMLGIAILGNAVNLLIFTAGRLTREVPPIIPAGVDMLPSGAANPLPQALILTAIVISFSFLAFLLVLTYRAYQELGTDDTTRMHDAEPEDRPLPPLGY, encoded by the coding sequence ATGGAGGCGCTCTTTGCCATCCTCGTCGGCCTGTTTTTTTCGGCCGCCGTCTATCTGATGCTGTCGCGCTTCTCGATCCGCATCATGCTCGGTATCGCCATTCTCGGCAATGCCGTGAATCTCCTGATCTTCACGGCAGGAAGGCTGACCCGCGAGGTCCCGCCGATCATTCCCGCTGGCGTCGATATGCTGCCGTCGGGTGCCGCCAATCCGCTGCCGCAGGCATTGATCCTGACCGCCATCGTCATCTCATTTTCTTTCCTCGCTTTCCTGCTGGTGCTGACCTATCGCGCCTATCAGGAACTCGGCACTGACGATACGACCCGCATGCATGATGCCGAACCTGAAGACCGGCCGTTGCCGCCGTTGGGATATTGA